A single region of the Salvia miltiorrhiza cultivar Shanhuang (shh) chromosome 8, IMPLAD_Smil_shh, whole genome shotgun sequence genome encodes:
- the LOC130997774 gene encoding UDP-glycosyltransferase 86A1-like, translated as MKQQVEIKAHAIMITLPYQGHLNPFVDLAMQLASKGITVTFVHTQHAHHLITTSRHTPTSDIFSAAPHLDIRYATISDGFPLDFDRDLNWVDYWESLIRDFPSRVSDLVGDIISSSDPSLPPFLVADTFAAWPAMVAQKYNLLNVSFWTQPATEFAIDYHLHLLKQNGHYPPNKDDDEHVINYIPGVAPISTKDLMSHLQEADPTIAHEIVFRAFKEVVKADFILHNTVQELEPHTLSVLSQKQATYAIGPINFSTKTKTSVPIPKSLRHQVDCSKWLDARPRRSVLYISFGSIAQTNREVIQEIAHGLVVSGVSFIWVIRPQIVIDDGTDVLPAGFDEDVKDRGLVVPWCDQLAVLSSPAVGGFLTHCGWNSILESVWCGVPMICYPILYDQPTNRKLVVDDWKIGINLCNGESVCREEVAEKIKKVMSGEASDANLKEIRSKLHDAWSEDGSSHTNFDRFLKDLNHKI; from the exons atgaAGCAGCAAGTTGAAATTAAAGCGCATGCGATAATGATCACACTGCCTTACCAAGGTCATCTGAACCCGTTTGTTGATCTGGCAATGCAGCTTGCTTCAAAGGGCATAACCGTCACTTTTGTCCACACCCAACACGCTCACCATCTCATAACAACATCTCGACACACTCCCACCTCCGACATCTTCTCGGCGGCGCCTCATCTCGACATTCGCTACGCCACCATCTCCGACGGCTTCCCCCTCGATTTCGACAGAGACCTTAACTGGGTCGACTACTGGGAGTCTCTCATCCGCGATTTCCCATCACGTGTTTCTGACTTGGTAGGCGATATAATCTCGTCGTCTGATCCGTCGTTGCCGCCCTTCTTGGTTGCTGACACTTTCGCTGCATGGCCTGCGATGGTCGCCCAAAAATACAACCTACTCAATGTCTCCTTCTGGACTCAGCCGGCCACAGAGTTCGCCATTGATTATCACTTACATCTGCTTAAACAAAATGGTCACTATCCACCAAATAAAG ATGATGATGAGCACGTGATAAATTACATCCCCGGAGTAGCGCCGATCAGTACTAAAGACTTGATGTCGCATCTTCAAGAAGCTGATCCAACAATAGCTCACGAGATTGTTTTCAGAGCTTTTAAAGAGGTTGTGAAGGCAGATTTCATCCTACACAACACAGTGCAGGAGCTAGAGCCTCACACTCTATCAGTCCTGAGCCAGAAACAAGCAACATATGCTATAGGCCCCATCAATTTCTCCACCAAAACCAAAACCAGCGTTCCAATTCCAAAGAGCTTGCGCCATCAAGTAGACTGCTCCAAGTGGCTCGACGCGAGGCCGCGCCGCTCGGTCTTATACATCTCGTTTGGCAGCATCGCGCAGACTAATAGAGAGGTGATACAAGAGATAGCTCACGGCCTTGTTGTTAGTGGCGTGAGCTTCATTTGGGTTATTCGGCCTCAGATTGTGATCGATGATGGCACGGATGTTTTGCCTGCCGGATTCGACGAGGATGTTAAGGACAGGGGGCTGGTCGTTCCGTGGTGCGATCAGCTTGCTGTGCTTTCTAGCCCGGCGGTGGGGGGATTTCTGACGCACTGTGGATGGAACTCGATTCTCGAGAGCGTGTGGTGCGGTGTCCCCATGATATGCTACCCAATTTTGTACGACCAGCCGACTAATCGGAAGTTGGTAGTCGATGATTGGAAGATCGGAATCAATCTTTGCAATGGGGAATCTGTTTGTAGAGAAGAGGTTGCAGAGAAGATTAAGAAGGTGATGAGTGGTGAGGCATCGGATGCCAATTTGAAGGAAATAAGGAGCAAACTGCATGATGCTTGGAGTGAGGATGGTTCTTCTCACACAAATTTTGATCGATTTCTCAAGGACTTAAATCATAAAATCTAG
- the LOC130997775 gene encoding UDP-glycosyltransferase 86A1-like encodes MAEKQKKAHAIMISMPYQGHITPFVSLALNLASKGIAITFVHLESVHHKLSKPHHKPDLFSDARQSGLDIRYATISDGFPLDYDRDLRPELYWTALLQTLPSYVDEFVGNVIRSDPHSLHFLIADTVYVWPAAVARKYNLLNVAFWTSPALVFSLLYHLDLLKERGHFLREDDEAEIDYVPGVGSLRIRDLMSSLSKRGDVTGNYLFKAFQEVKKADFVLHNTVEEVESDTLSALNRYQPTYAVGPIGFSGTSNVAVSKSLHAEVDITKWLGSKPAGSVLYVSFGSVVQTSKGVIGEIAHGLRLSEVNFIWVARAHLTASGDADVLPAGFVEEVEDRGLIVPWCDQISVLSDPAVGGFLTHCGWNSVVESMWCGVPMICFPVTYDQPTNRKLVVNDWEIGIDLGDAATLDREGVAEKIRILMSGDASERFRREAGKVKQMVRDAVEADGSSVNNFHRFVIDLDKKLRST; translated from the exons atgGCGGAGAAGCAGAAGAAGGCACATGCTATCATGATCTCAATGCCGTACCAAGGCCACATCACCCCATTCGTGAGCCTGGCCCTCAACCTCGCCTCCAAAGGCATCGCCATTACCTTCGTTCATCTCGAATCCGTCCACCACAAGCTATCCAAACCCCACCACAAACCCGATCTATTTTCCGACGCTCGCCAATCCGGCCTCGACATTCGCTACGCCACCATCTCCGACGGTTTCCCTCTCGACTACGACCGAGATCTCCGCCCGGAACTATACTGGACCGCTCTCCTCCAAACCTTACCGTCTTATGTCGACGAATTCGTGGGAAACGTCATCCGCTCCGATCCACACTCCCTCCATTTCCTGATCGCTGACACCGTTTACGTCTGGCCGGCCGCCGTCGCTCGCAAGTACAACCTCCTCAACGTCGCCTTCTGGACTTCTCCGGCTCTCGTGTTTTCTCTGCTCTACCACTTGGATCTTCTCAAAGAGAGGGGCCATTTTCTACGCGAAG ATGATGAGGCGGAAATAGACTACGTTCCTGGAGTCGGATCCTTAAGAATCAGGGACTTGATGTCGTCTCTATCAAAAAGAGGCGATGTCACCGGGAATTATCTGTTCAAGGCGTTCCAGGAAGTGAAGAAGGCAGACTTCGTACTGCACAACACGGTTGAAGAAGTAGAATCTGATACGCTATCAGCCCTCAACAGATACCAGCCAACTTACGCCGTCGGCCCGATCGGTTTCTCCGGAACCAGCAACGTCGCCGTGAGCAAAAGTCTGCACGCCGAGGTGGACATAACCAAGTGGCTCGGCTCCAAGCCGGCAGGATCGGTTTTATACGTTTCGTTCGGGAGCGTGGTTCAGACAAGCAAGGGAGTGATCGGAGAGATAGCTCACGGTCTCCGTCTCAGTGAGGTCAACTTTATCTGGGTTGCTCGAGCGCATCTCACTGCTTCCGGTGACGCGGATGTTTTACCGGCTGGATTCGTGGAGGAGGTTGAAGATCGGGGGTTGATAGTTCCGTGGTGCGATCAGATTAGCGTTCTTTCCGATCCGGCGGTGGGGGGGTTCTTGACGCATTGCGGGTGGAATTCTGTGGTGGAGAGCATGTGGTGTGGCGTTCCGATGATTTGTTTTCCGGTGACGTACGATCAGCCGACGAATAGGAAATTGGTGGTTAATGATTGGGAGATTGGAATTGATCTTGGCGACGCGGCCACGCTTGATAGGGAAGGAGTTGCGGAGAAGATAAGGATTTTAATGAGCGGAGATGCTTCCGAGAGGTTTCGGCGGGAGGCGGGAAAGGTTAAACAGATGGTGCGTGATGCAGTGGAAGCTGATGGATCTTCGGTCAACAATTTCCATCGTTTTGTAATTGATTTGGACAAGAAACTTCGCAGCACCTAA